Proteins co-encoded in one Plectropomus leopardus isolate mb chromosome 14, YSFRI_Pleo_2.0, whole genome shotgun sequence genomic window:
- the fam167b gene encoding protein FAM167A, with translation MDFKEFGGESSEGDTEDLDSVKALTEKLKLQTRRPSYLEWQERVQSRPWRETCPADSPGSGGQVVSMPALLRNENSEVSVRNICGFDTIDDALEFLRKELREMQVQDNRLARQLIHLRGEIHRLKVEQVCDRHKEMLDDATYELEECGEESDLLCDIPMKAAFALSTPLKHLGLTKMNINSRRFSLC, from the exons ATGGATTTCAAAGAGTTTGGAGGAGAGTCCTCTGAGGGGGACACGGAGGACCTGGACAGCGTGAAAGCACTCACAGAGAAGCTGAAGCTGCAGACTCGCAGACCGTCCTATCTGGAGTGGCAGGAGCGCGTGCAGAGCCGGCCGTGGAGGGAGACTTGCCCTGCAGACAGCCCGGGATCTGGAGGACAGGTCGTGTCCATGCCTGCTCTTCTGAGAAATGAGAACTCGGAGGTGTCTGTGCGCAACATCTGCGGGTTTGATACTATTGATGATGCTTTGGAGTTTCTGAGGAAAGAGCTG AGGGAGATGCAGGTTCAGGACAACCGTCTGGCCCGTCAGCTGATCCATCTGCGTGGGGAAATCCACAGGCTGAAAGTGGAGCAGGTGTGCGACCGCCACAAGGAGATGCTGGACGATGCGACATACGAGCTGGAGGAGTGTGGCGAGGAGTCAGACCTGCTGTGCGACATCCCCATGAAGGCGGCCTTCGCTCTGTCCACGCCACTCAAACACCTGGGCCTCACTAAGATGAATATCAACTCCAGACGTTTCTCACTGTGTTAA
- the zgc:154055 gene encoding myotubularin-related protein 9 isoform X2 has translation MEFSEHIKTANVEDVVLRQPLHPPSRGTLCITGHHLLFSDREEGSCRQVLLLLRNIDAIEKRMSGSSGTITIKCKDLRVLQLDIPGMEQCLNIAHSIETLSCLDRVSEMYPFFYRPADVSLQDQWGLSSPEKHYNQMKELHDRWRLSTVNRGYSVCPSYPPAVIVPKNIPDATLEKVAKFRQGGRFPVLCYYHRKNGMVIMRSSQPLTGANRKRCKEDEQLLQAVIDGSDKGYIIDTRSSQQALQARMTGGGFESKSSYNSWKRLHRQMERGKALQESLIKLVEACGDESHNMDRWLSKLENSKWLSHVQTALSTAGLLAECVERDGHSVLVHGSEGTDSTLLISTLAQLIMDPCCRTLEGFLALLEREWVQAGHPFQQRCAHSAYSHARLQQEAPVFLLLLDCVWQLWRQFPLALGFSEALLLRLATEAYASDYGTFLCNSYQERCALGVKENTHCLFWALLSSRERDYYSNPLYEPTELAIWPSVHPQSLQLWRGFFLRWTPQARHLEEAQEEIRNMVIEWGKLALSGCPVST, from the exons ATGGAGTTTTCTGAGCACATCAAGACCGCTAATGTGGAGGATGTTGTGCTTCGACAGCCGCTGCACCCGCCGAGCAGAGGCACCCTGTGCATCACCGGACACCACCTGCTGTTCTCGGACAGAGAGGAGGGCAGCTGCCGGCAGGTTTTACTGCTCCTCAGGAACATCGATGCTATTGAGAAAAG gATGTCTGGATCCTCAGGGACAATTACCATCAAGTGTAAAGACCTGCGTGTGCTCCAGCTGGACATCCCAGGCATGGAGCAGTGTCTCAACATTGCGCACTCCATCGAG ACCCTGTCCTGTCTGGACCGTGTGTCGGAGATGTATCCTTTCTTTTACAGACCTGCTGATGTCAGCCTGCAGGACCAGTGGGGTCTCTCGTCCCCTGAAAAGCACTACAACCAAATGAAAGAACTT CATGATCGATGGAGACTGAGCACTGTAAACAGAGGCTACTCAGTGTGTCCCTCTTACCCTCCAGCTGTCATCGTCCCCAAGAACATACCCGATGCCACTCTGGAGAAGGTGGCCAAATTCAGACAGGGAGGGCGCTTCCCAGTCCTCTGCTACTACCACAGGAAGAACGGCATG GTGATCATGCGCAGCAGTCAGCCGCTGACGGGGGCCAACAGGAAGCGCTGCAAAGAAGACGAGCAGCTCCTCCAGGCTGTGATTGATGGCTCAGACAAAGGTTACATTATTGACACGCGCTCCAGTCAGCAGGCGCTGCAGGCCCGGATGACGGGCGGAGGGTTTGAGTCCAAATCGAGTTATAACAGCTGGAAGAGGCTGCACAGGCAGATGGagag GGGTAAAGCACTGCAGGAGAGTCTTATTAAACTGGTGGAGGCCTGTGGTGACGAGTCCCATAATATGGACCGTTGGCTCAGCAAGCTTGAAAATTCAAAGTGGCTGTCTCACGTCCAAACTGCTCTGTCGACAGCCGGCCTGCTGGCGGAGTGTGTTGAGAG GGATGGTCATTCAGTTCTGGTTCACGGCTCTGAAGGGACAGACTCCACTTTGCTCATCAGCACTCTGGCTCAGCTCATTATGGACCCATGCTGCCGCACACTGGAGGGCTTCCTGGCTCTGCTGGAGAGGGAGTGGGTACAG GCAGGACACCCGTTCCAGCAGCGATGTGCCCACTCAGCGTACTCCCATGCCCGTCTCCAGCAGGAGGCCCCtgtcttcctgctgctgctggactgtGTGTGGCAGCTGTGGCGTCAGTTCCCCCTCGCACTGGGCTTCTCTGAGGCGCTGCTCCTGAGGCTGGCAACTGAGGCCTACGCCTCTGACTACGGCACCTTCCTGTGTAATAGCTATCAGGAGAG GTGTGCTCTCGGAGTGAAGGAGAACACTCACTGTTTGTTCTGGGCCCTGCTGAGCTCCAGGGAGAGGGATTACTACTCTAACCCCCTGTACGAGCCCACTGAGCTGGCTATCTGGCCCTCAGTGCACCCTCAGTCCCTGCAGCTTTGGAGAG GTTTTTTTCTGAGGTGGACCCCACAGGCTCGTCACCTCGAAGAGGCTCAGGAGGAAATAAGGAACATGGTCATTGAGTGGGGGAAGCTGGCACTGAGCGGATGCCCTGTCAGTACTTAA
- the zgc:154055 gene encoding myotubularin-related protein 9 isoform X1, protein MEFSEHIKTANVEDVVLRQPLHPPSRGTLCITGHHLLFSDREEGSCRQVLLLLRNIDAIEKSVENLLAYSGLFSNTGRSQRMSGSSGTITIKCKDLRVLQLDIPGMEQCLNIAHSIETLSCLDRVSEMYPFFYRPADVSLQDQWGLSSPEKHYNQMKELHDRWRLSTVNRGYSVCPSYPPAVIVPKNIPDATLEKVAKFRQGGRFPVLCYYHRKNGMVIMRSSQPLTGANRKRCKEDEQLLQAVIDGSDKGYIIDTRSSQQALQARMTGGGFESKSSYNSWKRLHRQMERGKALQESLIKLVEACGDESHNMDRWLSKLENSKWLSHVQTALSTAGLLAECVERDGHSVLVHGSEGTDSTLLISTLAQLIMDPCCRTLEGFLALLEREWVQAGHPFQQRCAHSAYSHARLQQEAPVFLLLLDCVWQLWRQFPLALGFSEALLLRLATEAYASDYGTFLCNSYQERCALGVKENTHCLFWALLSSRERDYYSNPLYEPTELAIWPSVHPQSLQLWRGFFLRWTPQARHLEEAQEEIRNMVIEWGKLALSGCPVST, encoded by the exons ATGGAGTTTTCTGAGCACATCAAGACCGCTAATGTGGAGGATGTTGTGCTTCGACAGCCGCTGCACCCGCCGAGCAGAGGCACCCTGTGCATCACCGGACACCACCTGCTGTTCTCGGACAGAGAGGAGGGCAGCTGCCGGCAGGTTTTACTGCTCCTCAGGAACATCGATGCTATTGAGAAAAG TGTGGAAAACCTTTTGGCCTACTCCGGCCTCTTCTCTAACACAGGCCGCAGTCAAAG gATGTCTGGATCCTCAGGGACAATTACCATCAAGTGTAAAGACCTGCGTGTGCTCCAGCTGGACATCCCAGGCATGGAGCAGTGTCTCAACATTGCGCACTCCATCGAG ACCCTGTCCTGTCTGGACCGTGTGTCGGAGATGTATCCTTTCTTTTACAGACCTGCTGATGTCAGCCTGCAGGACCAGTGGGGTCTCTCGTCCCCTGAAAAGCACTACAACCAAATGAAAGAACTT CATGATCGATGGAGACTGAGCACTGTAAACAGAGGCTACTCAGTGTGTCCCTCTTACCCTCCAGCTGTCATCGTCCCCAAGAACATACCCGATGCCACTCTGGAGAAGGTGGCCAAATTCAGACAGGGAGGGCGCTTCCCAGTCCTCTGCTACTACCACAGGAAGAACGGCATG GTGATCATGCGCAGCAGTCAGCCGCTGACGGGGGCCAACAGGAAGCGCTGCAAAGAAGACGAGCAGCTCCTCCAGGCTGTGATTGATGGCTCAGACAAAGGTTACATTATTGACACGCGCTCCAGTCAGCAGGCGCTGCAGGCCCGGATGACGGGCGGAGGGTTTGAGTCCAAATCGAGTTATAACAGCTGGAAGAGGCTGCACAGGCAGATGGagag GGGTAAAGCACTGCAGGAGAGTCTTATTAAACTGGTGGAGGCCTGTGGTGACGAGTCCCATAATATGGACCGTTGGCTCAGCAAGCTTGAAAATTCAAAGTGGCTGTCTCACGTCCAAACTGCTCTGTCGACAGCCGGCCTGCTGGCGGAGTGTGTTGAGAG GGATGGTCATTCAGTTCTGGTTCACGGCTCTGAAGGGACAGACTCCACTTTGCTCATCAGCACTCTGGCTCAGCTCATTATGGACCCATGCTGCCGCACACTGGAGGGCTTCCTGGCTCTGCTGGAGAGGGAGTGGGTACAG GCAGGACACCCGTTCCAGCAGCGATGTGCCCACTCAGCGTACTCCCATGCCCGTCTCCAGCAGGAGGCCCCtgtcttcctgctgctgctggactgtGTGTGGCAGCTGTGGCGTCAGTTCCCCCTCGCACTGGGCTTCTCTGAGGCGCTGCTCCTGAGGCTGGCAACTGAGGCCTACGCCTCTGACTACGGCACCTTCCTGTGTAATAGCTATCAGGAGAG GTGTGCTCTCGGAGTGAAGGAGAACACTCACTGTTTGTTCTGGGCCCTGCTGAGCTCCAGGGAGAGGGATTACTACTCTAACCCCCTGTACGAGCCCACTGAGCTGGCTATCTGGCCCTCAGTGCACCCTCAGTCCCTGCAGCTTTGGAGAG GTTTTTTTCTGAGGTGGACCCCACAGGCTCGTCACCTCGAAGAGGCTCAGGAGGAAATAAGGAACATGGTCATTGAGTGGGGGAAGCTGGCACTGAGCGGATGCCCTGTCAGTACTTAA
- the tdh2 gene encoding L-threonine dehydrogenase 2 isoform X1 — MQSGVCVPTASALGLFCRGCLSRARSLPGRSLSCLPRQMSRWNSLETCSPQPPQQNPRVLITGGLGQLGVGLAQMLRKQYGTENVILSDIKKPPPHVFSSGPFVYADVLDYKHLRELIVNYRVTWLVHYSALLSAVGEANVALARKINITGLHNVLDLALENCLRLFVPSTIGAFGPSSPRDPAPDLCVQRPRTIYGVSKVHGELMGEYLHHKYGLDFRCLRYPGVISVNTPPGGGTTDYAVQIFHDALSTGHHECYLRPDTRLPMMHISDCHRATVEFMQAPECQLSLRTYNIAAMSFTPEEVAQEIRKHLPHLKVTYNPDSVRQTIADSWPVRFDDSNARRDWGWAPAYGLEELVSDMLRSIRDKRTNEGLPVS, encoded by the exons ATGCAATCGGGGGTCTGTGTGCCCACTGCGTCTGCACTGGGCCTGTTTTGCCGAGGTTGTCTCAGCAGGGCGCGGAGTTTGCCCGGTCGCAGCCTCAGCTGTTTGCCCAGACAGATGAGCAGGTGGAACAGCCTGGAGACATGCAGCCCCCAACCTCCTCAGCAAAACCCCCGTGTCCTCATCACGg GTGGTCTTGGGCAGTTAGGTGTTGGACTGGCTCAGATGCTAAG AAAACAGTATGGAACAGAGAATGTAATCCTGTCAGACATTAAGAAGCCTCCACCTCATGTTTTCAGCAGTG GTCCATTTGTATACGCTGATGTGTTGGACTATAAACATCTCCGAGAACTGATTGTAAACTATCGTGTCACCTGGCTGGTCCACTATAGTGCTCTGCTTAGTGCTGTGGGCGAGGCTAATGTGGCTTTGGCACGCAAGATCAACATCACAG GCCTTCATAATGTGCTGGACTTGGCCCTAGAGAACTGCCTGCGCCTCTTTGTCCCCAGCACCATTGGAGCGTTTGGTCCCTCTTCTCCCCGTGACCCGGCCCCTGACCTCTGTGTCCAAAGACCTAGAACTATCTACGGAGTGTCCAAAGTGCATGGAGAACTGATGGGGGAG taTCTCCATCATAAATATGGTCTGGACTTCCGCTGCCTACGTTACCCAGGTGTGATATCAGTTAACACACCACCCGGAGGAGGAACAACAG ACTATGCTGTTCAAATCTTCCACGATGCTCTCAGCACAGGTCACCACGAGTGCTACCTGCGTCCCGACACACGCCTTCCCATGATGCATATCTCGGACTGCCACCGTGCCACCGTGGAGTTCATGCAGGCACCAGAGTGCCAGCTGTCCCTGCGTACCTACAACATCGCTGCCATGAGCTTCACTCCGGAAGAGGTGGCCCAAGAAATCCGCAAGCATCTGCCTCACCTTAAGGTCACCTACAATCCCGACTCTGTCCGTCAGACCATCG CAGACAGCTGGCCTGTGAGGTTTGATGACTCCAATGCCAGGAGAGATTGGGGCTGGGCACCAGCCTACGGGCTTGAGGAGCTGGTTTCGGACATGCTGCGTTCTATTCGAGACAAGAGGACAAACGAGGGTTTACCAGTCAGCTAG
- the tdh2 gene encoding L-threonine dehydrogenase 2 isoform X2, which yields MLRKQYGTENVILSDIKKPPPHVFSSGPFVYADVLDYKHLRELIVNYRVTWLVHYSALLSAVGEANVALARKINITGLHNVLDLALENCLRLFVPSTIGAFGPSSPRDPAPDLCVQRPRTIYGVSKVHGELMGEYLHHKYGLDFRCLRYPGVISVNTPPGGGTTDYAVQIFHDALSTGHHECYLRPDTRLPMMHISDCHRATVEFMQAPECQLSLRTYNIAAMSFTPEEVAQEIRKHLPHLKVTYNPDSVRQTIADSWPVRFDDSNARRDWGWAPAYGLEELVSDMLRSIRDKRTNEGLPVS from the exons ATGCTAAG AAAACAGTATGGAACAGAGAATGTAATCCTGTCAGACATTAAGAAGCCTCCACCTCATGTTTTCAGCAGTG GTCCATTTGTATACGCTGATGTGTTGGACTATAAACATCTCCGAGAACTGATTGTAAACTATCGTGTCACCTGGCTGGTCCACTATAGTGCTCTGCTTAGTGCTGTGGGCGAGGCTAATGTGGCTTTGGCACGCAAGATCAACATCACAG GCCTTCATAATGTGCTGGACTTGGCCCTAGAGAACTGCCTGCGCCTCTTTGTCCCCAGCACCATTGGAGCGTTTGGTCCCTCTTCTCCCCGTGACCCGGCCCCTGACCTCTGTGTCCAAAGACCTAGAACTATCTACGGAGTGTCCAAAGTGCATGGAGAACTGATGGGGGAG taTCTCCATCATAAATATGGTCTGGACTTCCGCTGCCTACGTTACCCAGGTGTGATATCAGTTAACACACCACCCGGAGGAGGAACAACAG ACTATGCTGTTCAAATCTTCCACGATGCTCTCAGCACAGGTCACCACGAGTGCTACCTGCGTCCCGACACACGCCTTCCCATGATGCATATCTCGGACTGCCACCGTGCCACCGTGGAGTTCATGCAGGCACCAGAGTGCCAGCTGTCCCTGCGTACCTACAACATCGCTGCCATGAGCTTCACTCCGGAAGAGGTGGCCCAAGAAATCCGCAAGCATCTGCCTCACCTTAAGGTCACCTACAATCCCGACTCTGTCCGTCAGACCATCG CAGACAGCTGGCCTGTGAGGTTTGATGACTCCAATGCCAGGAGAGATTGGGGCTGGGCACCAGCCTACGGGCTTGAGGAGCTGGTTTCGGACATGCTGCGTTCTATTCGAGACAAGAGGACAAACGAGGGTTTACCAGTCAGCTAG